In Prosthecochloris sp. GSB1, the following proteins share a genomic window:
- a CDS encoding NAD(P)/FAD-dependent oxidoreductase, translating into MTESGCIRSDVLVAGGGPAGMMAAIGARHAARLDGCPDHRFAITLLERNPRPGVKIRISGGGKCNVTHQGSVGELLSKGFRRKSEQRFLRRALHAFSNIDLAELLLKRGVVTAARDDGKVFPVSGRSEDVLAALEEELRDASVSVVTGERVLRVELTKGDFVVRTDNRAYCTGTFVLATGGVSWSRTGTTGDGLGIAEALGHRIVTPSPALAPVFLKPPPLASLAGVSLRDVALVIRNSLHSISRQGDLLFTHKGISGPACLSIARDAAGLAVAGDAEAGVDFFPGETLDALDSRLIARASIQGAQLVKTFLRQETAIPAALASELLRQSGIAADQRWGELKKTARRSLAQTLKFFRIGAVKAIPLDAGEVSAGGISLNETDSKTMESRIRKGLFFCGEILDYAAEIGGFNLQAAFSTGWLAGLNCYPVQE; encoded by the coding sequence ATGACTGAATCGGGTTGTATCCGTTCAGACGTGCTTGTCGCGGGCGGCGGTCCAGCGGGGATGATGGCCGCGATCGGCGCGCGTCATGCCGCGCGTCTCGACGGATGTCCGGACCATCGCTTCGCGATCACGCTTCTCGAACGGAACCCGAGGCCGGGGGTCAAGATCCGCATATCGGGGGGAGGAAAGTGCAACGTCACCCACCAGGGGAGTGTCGGAGAGCTGCTGTCGAAGGGTTTCAGGCGAAAAAGCGAGCAGCGTTTTCTGCGGCGCGCCCTCCATGCGTTTTCCAACATCGATCTTGCGGAACTGCTCCTGAAACGCGGCGTTGTCACCGCAGCCAGAGACGACGGCAAGGTTTTTCCGGTTTCGGGAAGATCGGAAGACGTGCTCGCCGCACTGGAAGAGGAGCTTCGGGATGCAAGCGTTTCGGTCGTGACCGGAGAACGTGTTCTGCGTGTGGAGCTGACAAAGGGCGACTTCGTGGTTCGCACGGACAACCGTGCGTATTGCACGGGGACATTCGTTCTCGCCACCGGCGGCGTCTCCTGGTCGCGGACCGGAACGACGGGTGACGGACTCGGTATTGCCGAAGCCCTGGGTCATCGTATCGTCACCCCATCTCCCGCCCTTGCGCCCGTTTTTCTGAAGCCGCCGCCTTTAGCCTCCCTTGCAGGGGTTTCGCTCAGGGATGTCGCGCTGGTTATCAGGAATTCCTTGCACTCGATTTCCCGGCAGGGAGACCTGCTTTTTACACACAAGGGGATTTCCGGGCCGGCCTGCCTGTCGATCGCGAGGGACGCCGCCGGCCTCGCCGTTGCGGGCGACGCCGAGGCCGGCGTGGATTTTTTTCCGGGAGAAACCCTCGATGCCCTCGATTCAAGACTGATCGCTCGTGCATCGATACAAGGCGCTCAGTTAGTCAAAACCTTTTTACGACAGGAAACGGCGATTCCCGCCGCACTGGCATCCGAACTGCTTCGCCAGTCTGGTATTGCGGCGGATCAGCGATGGGGGGAGCTGAAAAAAACAGCCCGTCGTTCGCTTGCCCAAACCCTGAAATTTTTTAGGATCGGCGCGGTCAAAGCGATTCCTCTCGATGCCGGAGAGGTTTCGGCAGGCGGAATTTCCCTGAATGAAACGGATTCGAAAACAATGGAGTCCCGAATCCGCAAAGGGCTTTTTTTCTGTGGAGAGATTCTCGATTATGCGGCTGAAATCGGTGGGTTCAACCTGCAGGCCGCTTTTTCGACAGGTTGGCTTGCAGGCCTCAACTGCTACCCTGTGCAGGAATAG
- a CDS encoding DinB family protein — MNWKELLNDEIHYTYGVTDHLVGMVRDDELDWKPDHGYNWMSMGQLLMHISDACGSTFEGLIRGAWDIREEIPPGELEPRQLFPSAGQLPRVESVAEARKLLHDDRKLALRSLKKCSEEDLSAKYAPAPWTMNPMVLGQRLLHMVFHLNQHKGQLYYYLKMTGRQVDTCDLFGMSCRFDSGDQIEEEKKNPYSI, encoded by the coding sequence ATGAACTGGAAAGAGCTACTGAACGACGAAATACACTATACTTACGGAGTAACCGACCATCTCGTCGGCATGGTAAGAGACGACGAGCTCGATTGGAAACCCGATCACGGCTATAACTGGATGAGCATGGGCCAACTGCTTATGCACATTAGCGATGCTTGCGGCAGTACGTTCGAAGGACTGATCAGGGGCGCATGGGATATCAGGGAAGAAATCCCGCCGGGCGAGCTTGAACCCCGCCAGCTCTTTCCCTCGGCCGGACAACTGCCGAGAGTCGAAAGTGTCGCCGAAGCGCGAAAACTGCTTCATGACGACAGGAAACTCGCTCTCCGAAGTCTGAAAAAATGCAGCGAGGAAGATCTCTCCGCCAAGTACGCCCCCGCCCCTTGGACCATGAACCCGATGGTGCTGGGACAACGGCTGCTGCACATGGTCTTTCACCTGAACCAGCACAAGGGCCAGCTCTACTACTACCTTAAGATGACCGGACGCCAGGTGGACACCTGCGACCTCTTCGGAATGAGTTGCCGTTTCGACTCCGGCGACCAGATCGAGGAGGAGAAAAAAAATCCTTATTCCATCTGA
- a CDS encoding intermembrane phospholipid transport protein YdbH family protein: protein MKWIARLVIAALLLLVVAAAAAWYALPRHAGSLIEGALENRGISVRTMGTVVHGFSGMEFDRLEIVFETPPDSCTGTTSGYSAIVHGAKLSWRLAHPDETTGRGKPFSLIPLSLSLSADSLRIEQQPSGMVFSDSEPLLNAGLTLVRETGLTFGFRPLHLDYSVENATVTNGALRLEDLSYAVSARSSDNWEQPPSLLHIASLSSGNEKLPLRNFRAMFGLRKNPETPCTLILEDCSAALFGLEATTPEIRYDLEKKETAFTLDIPNVPLATLPGFRGSPAERPAAKGAISGSIPVEFRDSTLTVRDARIRAEKGTKLLYYGLDGKPWLSIDASPEKQGADLMTDLNATVTLESRDEKLSGIVLKNFSSSCLGGTIGSAPATFAPSEKERRLILNMQNVGLPDRLRLHGDFSGSFGGSLSGTVPLTLKENGLVVEGARLGSNGVGMVVHSPPRRKENAAERFRGDGQGDATYTYTAPDLVVSRTAAGKTTIDFTLKSLGRKTTGGELLLDKPGGRLLLWSDRDNPSLVSLKNFSAGFLGGSIGMEHVDYDMKNKSAETVLTLNALPLQTLLDLQGLKKILATGTVMGRIPLKMKGGAFEISSGRMGAEDTGKIIYSTTPEELEAANQSLRLTYEALSDFSYSELLSSVSMTPEGESVISLQLKGINPSFQDGRPVHLNLKVEQNLLDLLRSLTISASIEQAISEKAGKQSK from the coding sequence GTGAAATGGATAGCACGCCTTGTCATTGCCGCGCTATTGCTGCTCGTCGTGGCGGCGGCGGCAGCGTGGTATGCGCTTCCCCGCCATGCCGGGTCGCTGATCGAAGGCGCGCTCGAAAACCGGGGCATCTCGGTCCGAACGATGGGAACCGTCGTGCACGGCTTTTCGGGTATGGAATTCGACCGTCTGGAGATCGTTTTCGAAACCCCTCCGGACTCCTGCACGGGAACGACATCGGGCTATAGTGCAATCGTTCACGGCGCAAAGCTCTCGTGGCGTCTTGCCCATCCGGACGAAACCACCGGGCGGGGAAAGCCGTTCTCCTTGATTCCGCTTTCCCTTTCGCTGTCCGCGGACTCGCTCCGTATCGAACAGCAACCATCGGGGATGGTATTCAGCGACAGCGAGCCGCTCCTGAACGCCGGGCTGACCCTCGTGAGAGAAACAGGACTGACGTTCGGGTTCAGGCCGCTCCATCTTGATTACTCCGTCGAAAACGCAACGGTGACGAACGGGGCCCTGCGTCTCGAGGATCTGTCCTACGCTGTTTCGGCACGAAGTTCCGACAACTGGGAACAGCCTCCGTCGCTTCTGCACATCGCCTCGCTCAGCTCGGGAAACGAAAAACTGCCGTTAAGAAACTTCCGCGCGATGTTCGGTCTTCGGAAGAACCCCGAAACCCCTTGCACGCTGATCCTCGAAGACTGTTCGGCGGCTCTCTTCGGCCTCGAGGCCACAACCCCGGAAATACGCTACGACCTCGAAAAAAAAGAAACCGCATTCACGCTCGACATACCAAACGTCCCTCTTGCTACCCTGCCCGGATTCAGGGGCTCGCCTGCCGAACGTCCAGCGGCAAAGGGCGCGATCAGCGGTTCGATCCCGGTCGAATTCAGGGATTCCACGCTGACGGTCCGCGATGCGCGCATTCGGGCGGAAAAAGGTACGAAACTCCTCTATTACGGCCTTGACGGAAAACCGTGGCTTTCGATCGATGCATCGCCGGAAAAGCAAGGCGCAGATCTTATGACAGACCTGAACGCAACCGTAACCCTCGAAAGCCGTGATGAAAAACTTTCCGGAATCGTGCTGAAAAATTTTTCGTCCTCATGCCTTGGCGGCACGATCGGTTCGGCCCCGGCAACCTTCGCCCCTTCGGAAAAAGAGCGCCGACTGATACTGAACATGCAAAACGTGGGGCTGCCCGACCGCCTGAGGCTGCACGGCGACTTTTCGGGTTCTTTCGGGGGTTCGCTGAGCGGGACGGTGCCCCTGACCTTGAAGGAGAACGGACTGGTGGTCGAAGGTGCGAGGCTCGGCTCGAACGGCGTCGGCATGGTGGTTCACTCGCCTCCACGCAGGAAAGAAAACGCGGCGGAACGGTTCAGGGGAGACGGGCAAGGTGACGCGACCTATACCTACACCGCCCCCGATCTCGTCGTATCGAGAACCGCCGCAGGAAAAACGACTATCGACTTCACCCTCAAATCCCTGGGCAGAAAAACGACGGGAGGAGAACTGCTGCTCGACAAGCCCGGAGGCCGTCTGTTGCTCTGGAGTGACCGCGACAACCCGTCCCTGGTTTCCCTGAAGAACTTTTCCGCGGGTTTTCTCGGCGGTTCAATCGGCATGGAACATGTAGATTATGACATGAAAAACAAAAGCGCCGAGACCGTCCTGACCCTCAACGCCCTCCCGCTGCAGACACTTCTCGATTTGCAAGGCTTGAAAAAAATTCTGGCGACCGGAACCGTCATGGGACGGATTCCGTTAAAAATGAAAGGCGGCGCATTCGAAATTTCCTCCGGCAGGATGGGGGCTGAAGATACAGGCAAGATCATCTATTCGACGACGCCAGAGGAGCTCGAGGCCGCCAATCAGAGCCTGAGACTTACCTATGAAGCCCTGAGCGACTTCTCCTATTCCGAACTGCTTTCCTCGGTCTCCATGACGCCCGAAGGAGAATCCGTCATCAGCCTTCAGCTCAAGGGAATCAACCCGTCCTTCCAGGATGGGCGTCCGGTCCACCTCAACCTGAAAGTGGAGCAAAACCTTCTCGACCTGCTCCGCAGCCTCACCATCTCGGCCAGCATAGAGCAGGCGATCTCGGAAAAAGCCGGCAAACAGTCGAAATAA
- a CDS encoding YdbL family protein: MNTATMNHTRRACRRIVLFAALLLSFTGSALAIDLDGALKKGVAGEVDNGYLAVPPGASREAAELIGTVNNERRSAYQELARKNGVTPEIAGKVTFEKRYPGFPPGTWISIQGRWSQK; this comes from the coding sequence ATGAACACTGCAACAATGAACCATACCCGACGCGCGTGCAGGAGAATCGTCCTCTTTGCCGCCCTGCTGTTATCGTTTACCGGCTCCGCGCTGGCGATCGATCTCGACGGCGCCCTGAAGAAAGGAGTGGCCGGCGAGGTCGATAACGGTTATCTCGCCGTTCCTCCGGGGGCTTCCCGGGAAGCCGCTGAACTGATTGGCACGGTAAACAACGAACGCCGGTCGGCCTACCAGGAACTGGCGCGGAAAAACGGCGTCACCCCGGAAATAGCCGGAAAGGTGACCTTCGAGAAACGATACCCCGGATTTCCTCCCGGAACGTGGATAAGCATCCAGGGCCGCTGGTCGCAGAAGTAA
- a CDS encoding YnbE family lipoprotein, translated as MRTSIVRGSLAGVLCAVLLSSCKPTVKVEAPDKPITINMNIKIDHEIRVRLDKDIDNMLDERKDIF; from the coding sequence ATGAGAACATCAATCGTGAGAGGATCGCTTGCGGGAGTGCTGTGCGCGGTGCTGCTCTCCTCCTGCAAGCCCACCGTCAAGGTCGAGGCGCCGGACAAGCCCATCACCATCAACATGAACATCAAGATCGATCACGAAATCAGGGTTCGTCTCGACAAGGATATCGACAACATGCTCGATGAAAGAAAAGACATTTTTTAA
- a CDS encoding DUF2141 domain-containing protein, with product MKKTIAATLTLSLLLPLSPSARTENPVAARGERRPVPLEVELTSSPAPPGTETGQLSIRIKNFRNATGYVAIALFNSEEGFPGDSERAFALAGTELRGTEFECILENIPFGTYALSVLHDENRNRKMDKTWIGKPKEGFGTSNNPRFRFGPPGFDESRFTLDADEVALEIDMKYL from the coding sequence ATGAAAAAAACAATAGCCGCCACACTGACGCTTTCGCTGCTGCTGCCTCTCTCACCGTCGGCCCGGACGGAAAATCCCGTTGCCGCCCGTGGAGAACGGCGGCCTGTGCCGCTTGAGGTCGAACTGACGAGCAGCCCGGCTCCGCCAGGAACCGAGACCGGCCAGCTCAGCATACGGATAAAAAATTTCCGGAATGCTACCGGCTACGTGGCAATCGCCCTGTTCAACTCGGAAGAAGGTTTTCCCGGCGATTCAGAAAGAGCCTTCGCACTTGCGGGAACCGAACTCCGCGGCACCGAGTTCGAATGCATTCTCGAAAACATTCCTTTCGGAACCTATGCACTAAGCGTGCTGCACGACGAAAATCGCAACAGAAAGATGGACAAAACCTGGATAGGCAAGCCCAAGGAAGGATTCGGAACATCGAACAATCCCCGATTCCGTTTCGGCCCTCCCGGGTTCGATGAATCCCGTTTTACGCTCGATGCCGACGAAGTCGCGCTGGAAATAGACATGAAGTACCTGTAA
- a CDS encoding SufB/SufD family protein — protein sequence MKKVDLSKYEFTGHQSPPVEDLERLGRKEKESMLMAGFDASEKNRSASFVQIDHNHAFCKSYDPGIEILPLGLALKIHEGLADLQWNLLKPDKDEYTQSAAENTHGGYVIRVKKGACPRAPIQSCLMMHADKVGQNVHNIVIVEEGAEAHILSGCTTTLADQHAAHIGISEFYVEKNARLTFTMVHNWGENVEVRPRSAGQVEAGGIFLSNYVSLKPVKNLQMYPSVTMKGAGSISRFNSVIVATEGTYMDIGNRVILDAEDTRTEIVSHAIASGGHIVARGHIQANRSPSKGHLECQGLLLNNGVIQAIPELDGRAEGVELSHEAAVGKIAREEIEYLMIRGLNEEEAASAIVRGFLNIDIMGLPPELKTEIDNAIRETEKSML from the coding sequence ATGAAAAAAGTCGATCTGTCGAAATACGAATTTACTGGCCATCAAAGCCCGCCTGTCGAGGACCTGGAACGACTCGGCAGAAAAGAAAAGGAAAGCATGCTGATGGCGGGGTTCGACGCGTCGGAAAAAAACCGTAGCGCCTCGTTCGTCCAGATCGACCATAACCATGCATTCTGCAAATCCTACGATCCCGGCATAGAAATTCTGCCTCTCGGCCTCGCGCTGAAAATTCATGAAGGGTTAGCGGATTTGCAATGGAACCTGCTGAAACCCGACAAGGACGAATACACGCAATCCGCCGCCGAAAACACGCACGGCGGCTACGTGATACGCGTCAAAAAAGGCGCCTGCCCGCGGGCACCCATTCAGTCCTGCCTGATGATGCACGCCGACAAGGTCGGGCAGAACGTGCACAATATCGTCATTGTCGAGGAGGGAGCCGAAGCGCACATCCTGTCGGGATGCACGACGACTCTCGCCGACCAGCATGCGGCGCACATAGGGATTTCCGAGTTCTACGTCGAAAAAAACGCTCGTCTGACCTTCACCATGGTGCACAACTGGGGCGAAAACGTCGAAGTCCGCCCGCGTTCGGCCGGTCAGGTCGAAGCGGGCGGGATCTTTCTGAGCAACTACGTAAGCCTCAAGCCGGTGAAAAACCTGCAGATGTATCCTTCAGTAACCATGAAAGGGGCCGGATCGATTTCGCGATTCAACTCGGTCATCGTCGCCACAGAGGGAACCTATATGGACATCGGCAACCGGGTCATCCTCGACGCGGAGGATACCAGAACGGAAATCGTCTCCCACGCCATAGCGTCGGGCGGACATATCGTTGCACGCGGGCACATACAGGCCAACCGTTCGCCTTCGAAAGGACATCTGGAGTGCCAGGGACTCCTGCTCAACAACGGCGTCATCCAGGCCATTCCCGAACTTGACGGCCGCGCCGAAGGCGTGGAGCTGTCGCATGAAGCCGCCGTGGGAAAAATCGCCAGGGAAGAAATCGAGTATCTCATGATAAGGGGCCTGAACGAGGAAGAGGCCGCGTCGGCGATAGTGCGGGGATTTCTCAACATTGACATCATGGGCCTGCCGCCCGAACTGAAAACCGAAATCGACAACGCGATCCGGGAAACCGAAAAAAGCATGCTCTGA
- a CDS encoding ABC transporter ATP-binding protein — MLIIEDLHVSINGNQVLQGIDLRIAEGETVILFGPNGSGKTTLLYTIMGIGKHEVTGGRILFNGDDITNLPAFERARKGIGMSMQRPPSIHGLKTRGLVEMCAGGRKIDVDALAEKVNMEKFLDRDINLGFSGGEIKRSEILQLMAQKPKLVLFDEPESGVDVENMALVGSTAKELLEGAPKPDARHSLHELVHEHRTSGLIITHTGHILDYITADRGHVLYNGHLCCEDNPKRIIEHLRQYGYRECIRCLS; from the coding sequence ATGCTGATCATCGAAGACCTTCACGTATCCATCAACGGCAACCAGGTACTCCAGGGCATCGACCTTCGCATCGCCGAAGGAGAAACGGTCATACTTTTCGGGCCGAACGGTTCAGGCAAGACGACGCTTCTCTATACGATCATGGGTATCGGCAAGCACGAGGTAACCGGAGGAAGGATTCTTTTCAACGGCGACGATATCACGAACCTGCCCGCCTTCGAACGGGCAAGGAAAGGAATTGGCATGTCCATGCAACGTCCGCCCTCGATCCACGGACTGAAAACCAGGGGACTGGTTGAAATGTGCGCCGGCGGCAGGAAGATCGACGTGGACGCACTTGCCGAAAAAGTGAACATGGAAAAATTCCTCGACCGCGACATCAATCTCGGTTTTTCCGGCGGTGAGATCAAACGCTCAGAAATCCTCCAACTGATGGCGCAAAAGCCGAAACTGGTGCTGTTCGACGAACCGGAATCGGGCGTGGACGTTGAAAACATGGCTCTTGTCGGCTCAACGGCGAAGGAACTCCTCGAAGGCGCGCCGAAACCCGATGCCCGCCACTCACTGCACGAGCTGGTACACGAGCACCGCACCTCGGGACTGATCATCACCCATACGGGACACATCCTCGACTACATCACGGCCGACCGGGGCCATGTGCTCTACAACGGACATCTCTGCTGTGAGGACAACCCGAAACGCATCATCGAACACCTGCGGCAATACGGCTATCGTGAATGCATCAGATGTCTGAGCTGA
- the trxA gene encoding thioredoxin produces MQADTFDFTCDVLERSHDIPVVVDFWAEWCGPCRMLGPVLERVAEKHAGEFALVKINTEEHPDVARRFDIMSIPAVKLFIDGKVADEFVGALPENQIEEWLKKALPSRFAEELKLAADLVEQGKEFKAVPILEEVIRNEPGNADAAALLVKLKLFIDPAATAPLLDVLEKDYDFEELVDSVRVMAALFGRDAKELADDPVKQTYAKAVGELRERNFDSALSAFIEVLRENRYYDDDGARKACIAVFRLLGAEHPVTLKHRRVFDRAFY; encoded by the coding sequence ATGCAAGCCGATACATTCGATTTTACCTGTGACGTGCTCGAACGGAGTCACGATATTCCCGTGGTCGTCGATTTCTGGGCTGAATGGTGCGGCCCCTGCCGGATGCTCGGACCCGTGCTTGAACGGGTGGCCGAAAAACATGCGGGCGAGTTTGCTCTGGTGAAGATCAACACCGAGGAACATCCAGACGTCGCCCGTCGCTTCGACATCATGAGCATTCCGGCGGTGAAACTCTTCATCGATGGAAAGGTTGCCGACGAGTTTGTCGGGGCGCTGCCTGAAAACCAGATAGAAGAGTGGCTGAAAAAAGCTCTTCCCAGCCGTTTCGCCGAGGAGCTGAAACTCGCCGCGGACCTTGTCGAACAGGGCAAGGAATTCAAGGCCGTGCCAATCCTCGAGGAGGTGATCAGGAACGAACCAGGCAACGCCGATGCGGCGGCCTTGCTCGTGAAGCTGAAGCTTTTCATCGATCCCGCCGCTACAGCCCCTCTGCTCGATGTTCTTGAGAAGGACTACGATTTCGAGGAACTCGTCGATTCGGTTCGCGTCATGGCGGCGCTTTTCGGCAGGGATGCGAAGGAGCTTGCCGACGATCCGGTGAAACAAACCTATGCGAAGGCCGTCGGCGAGCTTCGGGAGAGAAATTTCGACAGCGCGCTCTCAGCCTTTATCGAGGTGCTCAGGGAAAACCGTTATTACGACGACGACGGTGCGCGAAAGGCCTGTATCGCCGTGTTCAGGCTGCTCGGGGCGGAGCATCCGGTGACATTGAAGCACCGCAGGGTTTTCGACCGGGCATTTTACTGA
- a CDS encoding 5' nucleotidase, NT5C type — MKKPEKDRPVIGVDLDGVCADFYGRMREIAAEWFEQPLESLTERVSHGLREWGIADSKQYESLHRFALNQRQLFMTMPMIPGARKYLRKLSDEGFHIRIITHRLFIHYSHAAAVQQTVAWLDGHGIPYWDLCFMKEKSEVGASIYVEDSPENVMRLREKGFYTICFANSTNREIASPRAASWREVYEMVHRSQAVPDDSSC; from the coding sequence ATGAAAAAGCCTGAGAAGGATCGGCCGGTGATCGGAGTGGACCTTGACGGGGTTTGCGCCGATTTTTACGGACGCATGCGTGAAATCGCCGCGGAATGGTTCGAACAGCCGCTCGAATCCCTGACGGAGAGGGTCTCCCATGGCCTCCGCGAGTGGGGCATAGCAGACAGCAAGCAGTACGAGAGCCTGCACCGTTTCGCGCTGAACCAGCGGCAGCTCTTCATGACCATGCCCATGATTCCGGGGGCGCGAAAGTACCTGCGGAAACTCTCCGATGAAGGGTTTCATATCAGGATCATCACACACCGGCTTTTTATTCATTACTCTCATGCCGCGGCTGTGCAGCAAACGGTGGCGTGGCTCGACGGTCACGGTATTCCCTACTGGGATCTCTGTTTCATGAAGGAAAAATCGGAAGTGGGGGCGAGCATCTATGTCGAGGACAGTCCCGAAAACGTTATGCGCCTCAGGGAAAAGGGTTTCTACACGATCTGTTTCGCGAACAGCACCAACAGGGAGATAGCTTCTCCGAGAGCCGCGTCCTGGAGGGAGGTCTATGAGATGGTGCACAGATCCCAGGCCGTTCCTGACGATAGTTCGTGTTGA
- a CDS encoding class I SAM-dependent rRNA methyltransferase, with product MHALYLKPKEHRRLFKGHLWSFSNELQSLPRDIAAGETVRLYTNEGKFIGTGFYNPHSLISFRLLSRTGELPDGEFFRKKILAALRLRERLYPEEETNAYRLVHGESDGLPGLVIDRFDTAFVLQVFSAGMDLHLPLICDILRETFDPSSIFVRNESVLRELEGLPLYKKTVFGTQADALKTIHDTGIVYRVNLLEGHKTGFFLDQRENRRMVRKFAGGAEVLDVFTSDGGFALNALHAGAASATMVDISREALFRASENARLNGFSGFDTLQGDAFDVLGDLGSKKRSFDLVIVDPPSFTKSRKNLPTALKAYKKLNKLGLGMVRNGGFYATASCSRHVSESDFLDTVHQASIAAGKHLRLVFRNAQPGDHPVLLSMPETSYLKFACFYVTGN from the coding sequence ATGCACGCCCTCTACCTGAAACCGAAAGAGCACCGCAGGCTTTTCAAGGGGCACCTCTGGTCCTTCAGCAATGAACTCCAGTCGCTGCCCCGCGACATCGCCGCTGGAGAGACCGTCCGCCTGTACACGAACGAAGGCAAATTCATCGGAACAGGCTTCTACAACCCTCACTCCCTGATCTCGTTCCGGCTGCTGTCGAGAACCGGCGAACTCCCCGACGGGGAATTCTTCCGCAAAAAAATCCTTGCAGCGCTTCGTCTGAGGGAACGGCTGTATCCTGAGGAAGAAACCAACGCATACCGGCTGGTGCACGGCGAATCAGACGGCTTGCCGGGACTCGTAATAGACCGTTTCGACACCGCGTTTGTCCTGCAGGTTTTTTCAGCCGGCATGGATCTTCACTTGCCGCTCATCTGCGACATACTCAGGGAAACCTTCGATCCATCGTCCATTTTCGTGCGGAACGAATCCGTGCTGCGAGAACTGGAAGGACTTCCACTGTACAAAAAAACCGTATTCGGCACACAGGCCGATGCGCTCAAAACCATACACGACACGGGCATCGTCTACAGGGTCAATCTTCTCGAAGGACACAAAACCGGCTTTTTCCTTGACCAGAGGGAAAACCGGCGCATGGTGAGAAAATTCGCCGGAGGAGCGGAGGTACTCGATGTCTTTACCAGCGACGGCGGTTTTGCCCTTAACGCGCTTCACGCCGGCGCCGCTTCGGCCACCATGGTGGACATCTCGCGTGAAGCCCTCTTTCGGGCATCTGAAAATGCGCGTCTGAACGGTTTCTCGGGTTTCGACACGCTCCAGGGCGACGCATTCGATGTACTCGGCGATCTCGGATCGAAAAAACGCTCCTTCGACCTCGTTATCGTCGATCCGCCGAGTTTCACCAAAAGCCGTAAAAATCTTCCGACAGCGCTGAAGGCATACAAAAAGCTCAACAAGCTTGGACTCGGCATGGTCAGAAACGGCGGGTTTTACGCTACCGCGTCCTGTTCGCGCCATGTATCGGAATCCGATTTTCTCGATACGGTTCACCAGGCCTCGATCGCTGCCGGCAAACACCTCCGGCTGGTATTTCGCAATGCGCAGCCGGGAGATCATCCGGTACTGCTCTCCATGCCGGAAACGAGCTACCTGAAGTTTGCCTGTTTCTATGTGACGGGAAACTGA
- a CDS encoding DUF4292 domain-containing protein, which yields MKKKAAFLLCVVTLFLVGGCASFRTASLQEWPSEPVAFDDELRNLYREASLSASGIRSIDGFADIWIKTPKRKERIFSSIQLRRPGGMRIIASSGFFDWPVADMLLRTDSLFVHDLINNRLLVGTNTPENIEKVIGVRSGYKLLSEGLAGLVENEYPPDAVRSVRRGGGKVSFTVATASGSREILVDQASRVVEGFAVSDDSGKKLVEMHFRKFVPYVSNGVTVRLPAEIDMLMFNPVLDGGGGRHEMVIVYDERDLAPKQPGIDYRLPGNARLVDLDKVGMFPLR from the coding sequence ATGAAAAAGAAAGCCGCATTCCTGCTCTGTGTCGTTACGCTTTTCCTTGTTGGCGGCTGTGCCTCTTTCAGGACCGCTTCCCTGCAGGAATGGCCATCAGAGCCCGTCGCCTTCGACGATGAGCTCAGGAACCTCTACCGGGAAGCCTCCCTTTCCGCTTCCGGTATCCGCTCGATCGACGGTTTTGCGGACATCTGGATAAAGACGCCGAAAAGAAAGGAGCGGATATTCAGCAGCATACAGTTGCGGCGCCCAGGCGGCATGCGCATTATCGCCAGTTCGGGATTTTTCGACTGGCCGGTTGCCGATATGCTGTTGCGTACCGATTCGCTGTTCGTGCACGACCTGATCAACAATCGGCTTCTCGTCGGGACCAACACTCCGGAAAATATCGAGAAGGTTATCGGTGTGCGGTCGGGTTACAAGCTGCTTTCGGAAGGTCTTGCCGGCCTGGTCGAAAACGAGTATCCGCCCGATGCCGTGCGTTCTGTCCGGCGGGGAGGCGGCAAGGTGAGCTTTACGGTTGCGACTGCATCGGGATCGAGGGAAATTCTGGTCGACCAGGCAAGCCGTGTCGTGGAGGGCTTCGCGGTCAGCGACGATTCAGGGAAAAAGCTTGTCGAGATGCATTTCAGGAAATTCGTACCGTATGTTTCCAACGGCGTGACGGTGAGGCTTCCGGCCGAAATAGATATGCTGATGTTCAATCCCGTGCTGGACGGCGGCGGGGGTCGGCATGAGATGGTGATCGTCTACGACGAACGCGATCTTGCTCCAAAGCAACCCGGCATAGACTACCGTCTTCCCGGCAACGCAAGGCTCGTCGATCTCGACAAGGTCGGAATGTTTCCCTTGCGGTAA